In one Micromonospora polyrhachis genomic region, the following are encoded:
- the hpnD gene encoding presqualene diphosphate synthase HpnD, protein MTGDPRLMLAYRECEQITRNQARNFYYGIRLLRPERRSALCAVYAIARRIDDIGDGDLPDATKLARLDQIRAALHQLPGDTEDPVLLALADAANRLPIPLAALDELVDGCVADVQGTPYDSFEELTGYCRCVAGSIGRLSLGVFDIRPSVSRTEASELADTLGIALQLTNILRDILEDRAQDRVYLPGEDLDQFGCRLELTADGGLGDKPDRLVELLRFQAHRAERYYRTGLGLLPMLDRRSAACVAAMAGIYHRLLARIITDPLAVTRRRVALTGWEKAYVAARAMARSTA, encoded by the coding sequence ATGACCGGCGACCCCCGACTGATGCTGGCCTACCGAGAATGCGAACAGATCACCCGGAACCAGGCCCGCAACTTCTACTACGGAATCCGGCTGCTCCGGCCGGAACGGCGAAGCGCGCTCTGCGCCGTGTACGCGATCGCCCGGCGGATCGACGACATCGGCGACGGGGACCTGCCTGACGCCACCAAACTGGCCCGGCTCGACCAGATCCGTGCCGCGTTGCACCAGCTCCCCGGAGACACCGAAGACCCGGTACTGCTGGCCCTGGCAGACGCGGCGAACCGGCTACCCATCCCGCTCGCCGCCCTGGACGAGCTGGTGGACGGCTGCGTGGCCGACGTGCAGGGCACCCCGTACGACTCCTTCGAGGAACTGACCGGCTACTGCCGCTGCGTCGCCGGCTCGATCGGCCGACTCTCCCTCGGTGTCTTCGACATCCGTCCGTCCGTCTCCCGGACCGAGGCCAGCGAACTGGCCGACACCCTCGGCATCGCACTGCAACTGACCAACATCCTGCGCGACATCCTCGAAGACCGGGCCCAGGACCGCGTCTACCTGCCCGGCGAGGACCTCGACCAGTTCGGCTGCCGGCTGGAGCTGACCGCCGACGGCGGACTCGGCGACAAACCCGACCGACTGGTCGAACTGCTCCGGTTCCAGGCACACCGTGCCGAACGCTACTACCGGACCGGGCTCGGACTGCTGCCCATGCTGGACCGGCGAAGTGCCGCCTGTGTGGCCGCGATGGCCGGCATCTACCACCGTCTGCTGGCCCGGATCATCACCGACCCGCTCGCGGTCACCCGCCGTCGGGTAGCGCTCACCGGCTGGGAGAAGGCGTACGTCGCGGCACGGGCGATGGCCCGGAGCACCGCGTGA
- a CDS encoding DMT family transporter, with protein sequence MNVAAILFGIGAAICFALSSALEQHAAKQERPTRTLDPRLLTRLLRRPMWLFGSVPDVVGTVLQALALRAGPLALVEPLLMSGLFMAIPLEAALERRRPHRRDLVVVAVGATGLTAFLVAADPKAGVSSPSLAAWLAVVSVVGVLVGVCLALAWRVNGARRGTLLGIATGLLYALAAGLLKDVATKVTDDPLSLFADWHLYGLLVVGISAFILNQNALQAGPIAAPLTAITLLDPFGGVIIGVVAFKEQLSFDGIRLPIEIVAVVVMVVGIWLTTTTRSK encoded by the coding sequence ATGAACGTCGCTGCCATCCTGTTCGGCATCGGTGCCGCCATCTGTTTCGCGTTGAGCTCGGCACTGGAGCAGCATGCCGCCAAGCAGGAACGACCGACGAGGACGCTCGACCCACGGTTGCTGACCCGTCTGCTTCGCCGGCCGATGTGGCTCTTCGGCAGCGTCCCGGATGTCGTCGGCACCGTCCTACAGGCGCTCGCACTGCGGGCCGGTCCGCTGGCGCTGGTGGAGCCACTGTTGATGAGCGGGTTGTTCATGGCGATCCCCTTGGAGGCGGCACTGGAACGGCGGCGGCCACACAGGCGGGACCTCGTCGTGGTGGCGGTCGGGGCCACGGGGCTGACCGCCTTTCTGGTTGCCGCCGACCCGAAGGCCGGTGTGTCGAGCCCCTCCCTGGCGGCCTGGCTGGCGGTGGTGAGCGTGGTCGGGGTCCTCGTCGGCGTATGCCTCGCTCTCGCCTGGCGGGTCAACGGGGCCCGCCGGGGCACCCTGCTCGGCATCGCCACCGGACTGCTGTACGCCCTGGCCGCCGGCCTGTTGAAGGACGTCGCCACCAAGGTGACGGACGATCCGCTGTCCCTGTTCGCGGACTGGCACCTCTACGGACTGCTCGTGGTGGGGATCAGCGCGTTCATCCTGAACCAGAACGCGCTCCAGGCCGGGCCGATCGCCGCCCCGTTGACGGCCATCACGCTGCTGGACCCGTTCGGTGGCGTCATCATCGGCGTGGTCGCGTTCAAGGAACAGCTCTCGTTCGACGGGATACGCCTGCCGATCGAGATCGTGGCCGTGGTGGTCATGGTCGTCGGCATCTGGCTGACCACCACAACCCGGTCGAAGTAG
- a CDS encoding polyprenyl synthetase family protein — MTVARPHILTEADPLVRPAIHAALDRLDPHTRLTAGYQIGYWDATGEPTEGGSGKGLRSTLALLSARAAGKSDQDGMPSAVAVELVHNFSLLHDDVIDGDLERRHRPTAWCAFGVGPAILAGDALLNLATDVLSELPGPDAAAAARCLTVAVRQLIAGQAADMAFERRTDVTLDECLAMARNKTAALLSCSATLGAVLGGGPTPLTRGLARYGDRLGLAFQLVDDLLGIWGEPAVTGKPVLADLRARKKTVTVVRALTAGGPASDQFRELYCAAGELSPTDLSLAAMLIEETGARDWTVKEADRLLTEALTELDQLARMSAAGLLGTAALTPLHDDLTAIAHFMTGRTY; from the coding sequence ATGACCGTCGCGCGACCCCACATTCTGACCGAGGCCGACCCGCTCGTCCGGCCCGCGATCCACGCGGCGCTCGACCGGCTCGACCCGCACACCCGGCTGACCGCCGGCTACCAAATCGGCTACTGGGATGCGACCGGCGAACCGACCGAGGGGGGTAGTGGAAAGGGACTGCGCTCCACACTGGCGCTGCTCTCCGCCCGGGCCGCCGGGAAGTCCGATCAAGACGGCATGCCGAGCGCGGTCGCGGTGGAACTGGTGCACAACTTCTCCCTGCTGCACGACGACGTGATCGACGGTGACCTGGAGCGGCGGCACCGGCCCACCGCCTGGTGCGCGTTCGGGGTCGGCCCGGCGATCCTGGCCGGCGACGCGTTGTTGAACCTCGCCACAGACGTTCTCTCCGAGCTGCCCGGCCCCGATGCCGCTGCCGCCGCCCGGTGTCTGACGGTGGCGGTCCGGCAGTTGATCGCCGGGCAGGCCGCCGACATGGCCTTCGAACGGCGTACCGATGTGACCCTCGACGAATGCCTGGCCATGGCCCGCAACAAGACCGCGGCCCTGCTGTCCTGCTCCGCCACCCTCGGCGCGGTGCTGGGTGGCGGGCCGACGCCGCTCACCCGCGGCCTGGCCCGATACGGCGACCGTCTCGGCCTGGCGTTCCAGCTCGTCGACGACCTGCTCGGCATCTGGGGTGAACCGGCCGTCACCGGAAAACCGGTCCTCGCCGATCTGCGTGCCCGGAAGAAGACGGTGACGGTGGTGCGGGCGCTGACCGCCGGTGGCCCGGCCAGCGACCAGTTTCGGGAGCTGTACTGCGCCGCCGGGGAGCTGAGCCCCACCGATCTCTCCCTGGCCGCCATGTTGATCGAGGAGACCGGGGCTCGGGACTGGACCGTGAAGGAGGCGGACCGGCTACTCACCGAGGCACTGACCGAACTGGACCAGCTCGCCCGGATGAGCGCGGCCGGCCTGCTCGGTACGGCGGCTCTGACCCCGCTGCACGACGACCTGACCGCGATCGCACACTTCATGACCGGACGGACGTACTGA
- a CDS encoding MGDG synthase family glycosyltransferase yields MTFNPNGIDRRVPANSDGAVPAGSVIILSASAGAGHDGAANELADRLRTHGFQVRLYDLADVLPWGLGRVLRGTYRGILTRASWVYGLLFAIGNTFVGSAPATRFLLRPARQRILDRLPADIRLVVSTYPIASQILGPLRRDGRLSVPVVTYLTDFAVNRIWVSPGVDLHCAAHGTTRSEALALGAGNVHVTGRMVADRFRPGSARARVRARQRFGLPAQGRLALLVAGSWGVGEVERTAAEIIRSRAAVPVVVCGRNAPLYRRLRRLGLGYVLGWVDDMADLLRATDVLVENAGGLTALEAMATGVPVATYRPIPGHGRANAVTMARAGVSSWIRRRKELGPILDELIEGERGSRQREAGLRLFESDPTQWINELVRREERALFIPSSSHTLRALRSGMVADVASRMLTGWGVRRGRSPRRYRTRTPARAGKRSG; encoded by the coding sequence ATGACGTTCAACCCGAACGGCATTGATCGCCGCGTCCCGGCGAATTCAGATGGTGCCGTACCGGCCGGCTCGGTGATCATCCTCTCGGCCAGCGCTGGTGCCGGACACGACGGAGCGGCCAACGAGTTGGCCGACCGGCTACGGACGCACGGCTTCCAGGTCCGGCTGTACGACCTCGCGGACGTCCTGCCCTGGGGGCTGGGCAGGGTGCTCCGGGGCACCTACCGGGGAATACTCACCCGGGCATCGTGGGTGTACGGCCTGTTGTTCGCGATCGGGAACACGTTCGTCGGCTCCGCCCCGGCGACTCGCTTCCTGCTGCGTCCGGCCCGCCAGCGGATCCTGGACCGGTTGCCGGCCGACATCCGACTGGTGGTGTCCACCTATCCGATCGCCAGCCAGATCCTCGGGCCCCTGCGCCGGGACGGACGACTTTCCGTACCGGTGGTCACCTATCTGACCGATTTTGCGGTCAATCGGATCTGGGTGTCGCCCGGCGTCGATCTGCACTGTGCCGCCCACGGCACCACCAGGTCCGAGGCGCTCGCACTGGGAGCCGGGAACGTGCACGTCACCGGCCGTATGGTTGCCGACCGCTTCAGGCCCGGGTCGGCGCGGGCGCGGGTCCGTGCCCGGCAGCGGTTCGGACTACCTGCCCAGGGGCGGCTGGCATTGCTGGTGGCCGGCTCGTGGGGCGTGGGGGAGGTGGAACGAACCGCCGCGGAGATCATCCGTAGCCGGGCGGCGGTTCCGGTGGTGGTGTGTGGCCGCAACGCGCCGCTGTATCGCCGGCTCCGACGGTTGGGGCTGGGGTACGTCCTGGGCTGGGTGGACGACATGGCCGACCTGTTGCGGGCCACCGACGTGCTGGTGGAGAACGCGGGGGGCCTCACCGCACTGGAGGCGATGGCCACCGGGGTGCCTGTCGCCACCTATCGTCCGATCCCGGGCCACGGCAGGGCGAACGCCGTCACGATGGCGCGGGCTGGTGTGTCGAGTTGGATACGTCGGCGTAAGGAACTTGGCCCCATCCTCGACGAACTCATCGAGGGTGAGCGGGGGAGCCGACAGCGGGAGGCCGGGTTGCGGTTGTTCGAGTCGGACCCGACCCAGTGGATCAATGAGCTTGTCCGGCGGGAGGAACGGGCGTTGTTCATACCGTCATCCAGCCACACGCTCCGCGCCCTACGCTCCGGGATGGTGGCCGACGTGGCCAGCCGGATGCTGACCGGGTGGGGTGTGCGCCGGGGCCGGTCGCCGCGTCGGTATCGGACCCGGACGCCAGCGCGGGCCGGCAAGCGGAGCGGCTGA
- the hpnC gene encoding squalene synthase HpnC, which translates to MTDSVTSPPPDPALDRRDPDTVRAGENFPVALRILPEAIRQHLHALYGYARLVDDIGDEPGHAGVVDSPVSRLARLAELADEVRDMYSGRRPTTPALIRLAPTAAACQLPMEPLLRLITANERDQSVVRYPSFEDLVAYCHLSANPVGELVLHIFDEASPRRVALSDRICTALQIVEHLQDVAEDRRRGRIYLPTDDLVRAGVPEAALDASYASAGLRNVIQQQAERARAELDAGAPLVAELRGWARLAVSGYVAGGRATLRALARCDHDPLPGPPRATRATLVGELLRTLLGRTG; encoded by the coding sequence GTGACTGACAGTGTGACCAGCCCGCCGCCGGATCCCGCCCTCGATCGGCGAGACCCGGATACGGTACGGGCCGGCGAGAATTTCCCCGTCGCGCTCCGTATCCTGCCCGAGGCGATCCGGCAGCATCTGCACGCCCTGTACGGCTATGCGCGCCTTGTCGACGACATCGGCGACGAACCAGGCCACGCCGGTGTGGTCGACAGCCCGGTGAGTCGGCTGGCCCGACTGGCCGAGTTGGCCGACGAGGTGCGGGACATGTATTCGGGCCGCCGCCCGACCACACCGGCACTGATCCGGCTGGCACCGACCGCCGCGGCCTGTCAACTGCCGATGGAGCCCCTGCTCCGGCTGATCACCGCCAACGAGCGCGACCAGTCCGTCGTCCGGTACCCGTCGTTCGAGGACCTGGTCGCGTACTGCCATCTCTCCGCCAATCCGGTCGGGGAGCTGGTCCTGCACATCTTCGACGAAGCATCGCCGCGGCGGGTGGCCCTCTCGGACCGGATCTGCACCGCACTACAGATCGTCGAGCACCTTCAGGACGTCGCGGAGGACCGGCGGCGAGGGCGGATCTACCTACCCACCGACGACCTGGTTCGTGCCGGAGTGCCCGAGGCGGCCCTGGACGCGTCGTACGCCAGTGCCGGCCTGCGGAATGTGATCCAGCAGCAGGCCGAGCGGGCCAGGGCGGAACTCGACGCCGGCGCGCCGCTCGTCGCCGAACTACGGGGCTGGGCCCGACTCGCCGTCAGCGGCTACGTCGCCGGCGGCCGGGCCACACTACGGGCGCTGGCCCGGTGCGACCACGACCCGCTGCCGGGACCACCCCGGGCCACTCGCGCCACCCTGGTCGGTGAACTGCTCCGGACGCTCCTGGGGAGGACCGGATGA
- the shc gene encoding squalene--hopene cyclase — MTGLLSTAGAKPVEPTAGRSATTTATTERPDDDLRPRAEAALARAREHLLSRQQPEGWWQGELETNVTMEAEDLLMRQFLGILTPAETDPTARWIRSRQHPDGGWATFYDGPSDLSTTIEAYAALRLAGDGVDAEHMVRARDFVLANGGIERSRVFTRIWLALFGEWSWHRLPAIPPEVVLLPSWMPLNVYDFACWARQTIVPLAIVRAQRPVRPLGFSLTELRTGARPPRAPSLRGRAGWLHGLDAALRGYERRPIGLLRRNALRRAAEWVVARQEADGSWGGIQPPWVYSLLALHLLGYPLDHPVLRTGLAGLDRFTVREETPDGPVRRLEACQSPVWDTALAVVALADAGLPAEHPALVRAGRWLIDEEIRVTGDWAVRRPGLAPSGWAFEFDNDGYPDTDDTAEVLLALRRTAPGPQVGAALERGLRWLCGMQSRDGGWGAFDADNTRTLARSLPFCDFGEVIDPPSADVTAHIVEALCAEGMVRSTAVLRGVDWLLRAQEPDGSWFGRWGANHVYGTGAVVPALVAAGMRPDDPVIVRAVQWLHRQQNRDGGWGEDLRSYRDQYWLGRGASTASQTAWALLALHAAGVGDSAAAWRGVHWLVQTQRPDGSWDEPHYTGTGFPGDFYINYHLYRLVFPVTALGRLLDAAGTRDASTDVVAGTRSTEANIGIPSAGGDIVGIPSAGGAVGVLPTGGGAGS, encoded by the coding sequence ATGACCGGATTGCTCTCCACCGCCGGTGCCAAGCCGGTCGAGCCCACCGCCGGCCGGAGCGCCACCACCACCGCCACCACTGAGCGGCCCGACGACGACCTGCGGCCCCGCGCCGAGGCGGCGCTGGCCCGCGCCCGGGAGCACCTGCTCTCCCGTCAGCAGCCGGAGGGCTGGTGGCAGGGGGAACTGGAGACCAACGTGACCATGGAGGCCGAGGATCTGCTCATGCGGCAGTTCCTCGGCATCCTCACGCCCGCGGAGACCGACCCCACCGCCCGCTGGATCCGTAGCCGGCAGCACCCGGACGGCGGATGGGCCACCTTCTACGACGGCCCCTCGGACCTGTCCACCACGATCGAGGCATACGCGGCGCTGCGGCTGGCCGGCGACGGGGTCGACGCGGAGCACATGGTCCGGGCCCGCGACTTCGTACTCGCCAACGGCGGCATCGAGCGCAGCCGGGTCTTCACCCGGATCTGGCTGGCGTTGTTCGGGGAATGGTCGTGGCACCGGCTGCCGGCCATTCCACCGGAGGTGGTGTTGTTGCCGTCGTGGATGCCGCTCAACGTCTACGACTTCGCCTGTTGGGCCCGGCAGACGATCGTGCCGCTGGCGATCGTCCGGGCGCAGCGCCCGGTACGTCCGCTCGGTTTCTCCCTCACCGAGCTGCGCACCGGTGCCCGCCCACCCCGTGCCCCGTCACTGCGGGGTCGGGCCGGCTGGTTGCATGGTCTCGACGCGGCGCTGCGCGGCTACGAGCGCCGCCCGATCGGGTTGCTGCGCCGTAACGCGCTACGTCGCGCGGCGGAGTGGGTGGTGGCCCGGCAGGAGGCCGATGGCTCGTGGGGCGGTATCCAACCGCCGTGGGTCTATTCACTGCTCGCCCTGCATCTGCTCGGCTATCCGCTGGACCATCCGGTGCTGCGGACCGGCCTGGCCGGCCTGGACCGGTTCACCGTACGCGAGGAAACCCCCGACGGGCCGGTACGGCGACTGGAGGCGTGCCAGTCACCGGTCTGGGACACCGCCCTGGCGGTGGTCGCGTTGGCCGATGCCGGCCTGCCGGCCGAGCACCCCGCGCTGGTAAGGGCTGGCCGGTGGCTGATCGACGAGGAGATCCGGGTAACCGGCGACTGGGCGGTACGCCGGCCGGGACTGGCTCCCAGCGGCTGGGCGTTCGAGTTCGACAACGACGGCTACCCGGACACCGACGACACCGCCGAGGTGCTGCTGGCGCTGCGCCGTACCGCCCCGGGGCCACAGGTCGGGGCGGCGCTGGAGCGGGGCCTGCGGTGGTTGTGCGGGATGCAGTCCCGGGACGGGGGGTGGGGGGCGTTCGACGCGGACAACACCCGGACCCTGGCCCGGTCACTGCCGTTCTGCGACTTTGGGGAGGTCATCGACCCGCCCAGCGCCGATGTGACGGCACATATCGTGGAGGCGCTCTGCGCCGAGGGCATGGTCCGCTCGACGGCGGTACTTCGTGGCGTCGACTGGCTGTTGCGCGCCCAGGAGCCAGACGGTTCCTGGTTCGGCCGGTGGGGAGCCAACCACGTCTACGGCACCGGGGCGGTGGTGCCGGCACTGGTCGCGGCAGGAATGCGCCCGGACGATCCGGTGATCGTACGGGCCGTGCAGTGGCTGCACCGACAGCAGAACCGGGACGGCGGCTGGGGCGAGGACCTGCGCTCCTACCGAGACCAGTACTGGCTGGGCCGGGGTGCCTCGACCGCCTCGCAGACCGCCTGGGCGCTGCTCGCCCTGCACGCCGCCGGGGTCGGTGACTCGGCGGCGGCCTGGCGGGGGGTGCACTGGCTGGTGCAGACCCAGCGCCCGGACGGCAGCTGGGACGAACCGCACTACACCGGGACCGGCTTCCCCGGTGACTTCTACATCAACTACCACCTATACCGTCTGGTCTTTCCCGTCACCGCGCTCGGCCGACTGCTCGACGCGGCCGGAACCCGCGATGCGTCGACCGACGTCGTCGCCGGCACCCGGTCGACCGAGGCCAACATCGGCATCCCGTCGGCCGGCGGGGACATCGTCGGCATCCCGTCGGCCGGCGGCGCCGTCGGTGTCCTGCCGACCGGCGGAGGAGCCGGCAGTTGA
- the hpnE gene encoding hydroxysqualene dehydroxylase HpnE codes for MKAGHVCVIGGGLAGIAATLRLTDAGHRVTLLEARPALGGATYSFRRGDLAVDTGQHVFLRCYEEYRNLLGRLGTTERTAMQEAFTVPILRPGAPPHTLTRDRRLPAPAHLLPALLTYRPLRLRQRFAAIRAASALRAVEPEAPASDEISFGAWLADHGQDPQTVQRLWELICVAALNAPPRHASLALAARVFRTGLFDRADAGDIGRPTASLAELHSVPALGLLRQQGANVRTGTRVRDITVDPSGFQVRSDHIRVTAEAVILAVPHQQAARLVPEAAVPDRARWSSLGAAPIVNVHVRYRQRVTDLEFAAGLDTPVQWVFDRTPPDSPGQYLVVSISAAESALHTPAGVLARTYLAALAELFPSAGRTAVHEVFVTREPRATFRQRPGTRSVRPPSRTALPGLALAGAWTDTGWPDTMEGAVRSGQRAAGVVLEHLASKTTLPEAST; via the coding sequence GTGAAGGCCGGGCACGTCTGCGTCATCGGTGGTGGGCTCGCCGGTATTGCGGCGACACTGCGCCTCACCGACGCCGGCCACCGGGTCACCCTGCTGGAGGCCCGCCCCGCACTGGGCGGGGCGACCTACTCGTTCCGCCGGGGCGACCTCGCGGTGGACACCGGCCAGCACGTCTTCCTGCGCTGCTACGAGGAATACCGCAACCTGCTGGGGCGCCTCGGTACGACGGAACGCACCGCGATGCAGGAGGCGTTCACCGTACCGATCCTGCGGCCCGGCGCACCGCCGCACACGTTGACCCGGGATCGCCGGCTGCCCGCACCAGCACATCTACTGCCGGCGCTGCTGACCTACCGTCCACTGCGGCTGCGGCAGCGGTTCGCCGCGATCCGGGCAGCCTCCGCGCTGCGCGCCGTCGAACCGGAGGCCCCCGCCTCGGACGAGATCAGCTTCGGTGCCTGGCTGGCCGACCACGGCCAGGATCCGCAGACCGTGCAACGACTGTGGGAACTCATCTGCGTCGCCGCGCTCAACGCCCCGCCCCGGCACGCCTCGCTGGCCTTGGCCGCCCGGGTGTTCCGTACCGGACTGTTCGACCGGGCCGACGCCGGTGACATCGGACGGCCGACCGCGTCCCTGGCCGAGCTGCACTCCGTACCGGCGCTCGGGCTGCTGCGGCAGCAGGGCGCGAACGTTCGTACCGGCACCCGGGTTCGGGATATCACGGTCGACCCGAGTGGCTTCCAGGTTCGCTCCGACCACATCCGGGTGACCGCCGAGGCGGTGATACTCGCCGTACCGCACCAGCAGGCGGCGCGGCTGGTGCCGGAGGCGGCGGTACCGGACCGGGCCCGCTGGTCGTCCCTCGGTGCCGCGCCGATCGTCAACGTGCACGTGCGCTACCGGCAGCGGGTCACCGACCTGGAGTTCGCCGCCGGCCTGGACACGCCGGTGCAGTGGGTCTTCGATCGGACCCCGCCGGACTCCCCGGGCCAGTACCTGGTGGTGTCGATCTCCGCTGCGGAGTCGGCCCTGCACACCCCGGCCGGGGTGCTGGCCCGCACCTACCTGGCCGCCCTGGCGGAACTCTTTCCGTCCGCCGGACGTACCGCCGTGCACGAGGTCTTCGTGACCCGGGAACCCCGCGCGACCTTTCGGCAACGCCCCGGTACGCGCAGCGTTCGGCCCCCGTCGCGGACCGCGCTACCCGGCCTGGCCCTGGCCGGGGCGTGGACCGACACCGGGTGGCCGGACACGATGGAGGGGGCGGTGCGTAGCGGACAGCGAGCGGCGGGCGTGGTGCTCGAACACCTCGCGTCGAAGACAACTCTGCCGGAGGCATCGACATGA